CGTCGGACCGTTCGCGCGAACTCGGCGCGCGCGATGCCGACGTGATCTTCGCCGGCCAGCCGACCATTCCGGCAGCGCAGGTTTATTATTCCGACATCAAGAACCGCGCGAAGAAATATGGCCGCGCGGAAAACGACATCGCGATCCTGCCCGGCATGACCCCGATCGTCGCACCGACGACCGAGCAAGCTGTGGCGCTCTACGATCAGCTCAACAATTTCGTCCCGCTCGACCCGGAAGATGGCGAAGTGTTCGGCGCGAAGCGATATGGCGCGCTCGGCGGCAAGGGCCGGCGCAATCTCGGCAACGTCTCGCAGATCATCGGCGTCGATGTGCGCGGCCGTCTGCCGGACGAACTCGTCGATCCGCTGGTGCTGGCCGAGGCAAACGAGGAAGGCCAGCGTATCTTCGCCGGCATCACCGAGCGCACGCGTCGCGACGTCACCGGCTCCAACCGTCTTACCTATCGCGACCTCATCATCGGCGCGACGGGCCAGGGTGGCGGCGCATTCGTCGGCAATCCGGAGGAAGTCGCCGACCATATCCAGCGCTGGTTCGAGGTGAAGGCCTGCGACGGCTTCAACATCTTTCCGGCCTATGTGCCGGATGCGGTATCGGCGTTCGCCGATCTCGTCGTGCCCGTCCTTCAGAAGCGTGGCGTCTATCGCGCTGATTATTCAGGTACGACCTTCCGCGATCATCTCAACATTCCGAAGCCGGAGAATAGCCTGCGACATCGCGCCATTCGGGCGGCCTGACTGTGACCGAAACGCTCCCTCAATCGCCGCTGATTTCGGGCCATGCGCTCGTCGATCTGCTCGTCATCGCCCCAGATACCGTGCTGCTCGATCTGGAAGGCGACACCGACAAGGCGCTCGACGGAGCCTTCGCGGTGACGATCGAGACGCATTTTGCCAGCCCTGGTGGCGGCACCAAGGGCGCCCGCCCCCTGCCCGATATCCAGACACTGCAGGAACATGTGAGTTCGTGGAGTGTCTCCGCTTCAACCCCGGTCGTCGTCTATGATGATAGCGGCGGGCTGAAAGCGGCCCGGGCCTGGTGGGTGCTGCGCTGGGCAGGCCTTACAAACGTCCGCCTGCTGGATGGAGGCATCGGCGCGGGTATCGCGGCCGGTATTCGCACCGGCGCATTCGCGCAGCCCACCGGACATGGCGATATTGTGCTCTCAGCCGGCCATCTGCCGGTACTGACCGCCGATGAAGCCGCCGACCATGCCGCTCACGCGATTCTGCTGGATGCGCGGGCCGCAGGTGCCTTCGCCGGCGATCCCCACACGAGGCAGGGCGGCCATATTCCTGGCGCAAGGCATGCACCAGCGTCAGCCAACCTCGCAGCCGATCACTCGTTTCTCAATGAACAAACACTGCGAGGCCGCTATCACGCGCTCGGGGTGGACGGCACGATACCGATCGGCGTCAGTTGCGGCAGCGGCGTATCCGCCACACACGACATTTTGGCCTTAGAGCTGATAGGCATCAGCGCGGCTTTGTTCACAGGGTCGTGGTCCGCGTGGACAGCAGACAGCCATCGGCCCGTCGCTTACGGAGACTAAGTAGCGACAAGATCGAGCCGGCATGGCTGTGCCCAGCCGGGGTCTTAAGTTTGCGCCCCGGATTTGAGAAGGGCTCATCAGACTTGACCCATAAATGCGACATTCGATGCGCGCTTGGAGCCCCTCAAAATCAGACGCTTGTTCATAATATCACGATGCGGCTTTCGCCTTTGAGGTAGATGAGGAGTGCGTCGCGACAATCAGTCGCCCTCGCCGGCGATCTGCCTTTGGGCCATCGACCCATGAATAGCGGGACAACCGGAAATGAAGCCGCCCTACATCCAGCTCATTCGAGACATAGGCGGTGCGAACATCCCACATCACTGGATATGCGTGAAAGCAAATCATCACGGCATATCGCCTGGCGCCGAGCATGTATTCGGCTTGAAACTGCGCCGATGGCGGATCCAATCGTTTCAAGGGTCGTTCTGCGACTGCGACTTCACCGCGCACGACCGTGGGACGCGGGAGAAGAGGATGGCGAGAACGACATATACGGTGGCACGCCACATCGAGGGCGGATGGAGTGTTGAAATTCACGGCCGTGTCCTTCGCTATGAAACGAGGGATGAAGCGGTCCGCTGCGCGATGATCGCAGGTAAAACCGAGACTCTTTGCGGCAATGACGGTTTGATCGCGATTGAGCGGGATGATGGCACGTTCCGCGCGGAATTTATCCACTAGTAACGGTCAACTCACTTCTCACATCCTCGGATGAAACGCGTCACGGATGACGACCATTTTCAAGCGCACACAGAGATTCAAATACCAGCCACGCGATGAACGCATGCCATGCAGAGCAAATCGGCGTAAGCTTTCGTTTACCACAAATGGGTAAATGCCCCTGACACAATCAGGGGTAGGCTTTGCACAGAAGTTTCTTTGTCGGAATTGCGTTCCTACTGGGGATGGCGAGCCTGCCAGCGCATGCCGGGCTACTCGACGGCCTCGGCACCTGTACGCTTACGGTCAACGCATCCGGCACAATGAGGCTGGCAGGCGACGGCAAAACGCTCAGCACGACGGCGACGGGCGGGCTCAGCGCGGGAATGCTCCTGGTGGGCGTCAACATCACGCCAGAGCTTGTATTCTCGGCACCAACTGTGGTCGGGCCTACGGGTTGGCCTGGATCTCCGAAAACGGAAATCTCGATAGATACGCTGAGCGGCACGCGAACAGGATTCACGAGCAACGCGATCACTGTGCGTCCCGGCGTCCTGATCGACACACTGACTTTTCAGGCCCGCGTCACCAACAACGACGGATTCAAGGCGGGCAATTACACGGTCAATACAACCGCAACCTGCCAATCGGCTACGTAGGCCGGTATCTGTCAATGCCACGGGAGTAGCCTCAACCAAGGCGGCCGAGAATCGCACTCAGAACGGGACGGATCCTGACGACCTCATCGCGATGAACCATCGACAGGCGCCCAAGGCGACGAGTGGCTTCAGGCGTCAGACGCAACCATATTCGACGCCGATCTTCGACCTCAGGCTCGCGAGCTACAAGATCAAGGGCAATGAGCCGGTCCGTCAACTCGCTCGCGCTATGAGGCTGGATGAAAAGTTGCTCCCCCAGCTCGCCAATTGTCATTCCCCCGCGCGAATCCGCTCGCATCGCCAATAGCGCCTGATGCTGCTGCGGCGTCAGGCCCTGTTGCTTGGCGGCCTGCTCGCTGAATTGAAGAAACCGGCGCAGTTCGTAACGAAACGCAGCCAAGGCTTCGTAATCCTCCTGCGGAAGGAACCCTGGTTCATCTAGCGGCATGGCGATCACGACGCTTTGGCCGAACGCCCGCGAAGGTCAACACTATCGCCCTCCGGATCATCGGAAGCTAACGACAGGTACCCAAGCGAAAGGCTCTCAATGATGCCGTCTCCGCAAAGCCACGACCGATTTCGATCGCGCAGGAGTGCCTGCGACGTCCTCGGTCAGCGTCGATTGGGCGACTAGCGCCACGATCGACAACAATCCTCCGAACAGAAAGAACATTTGCGTGAAATCGCTGGAATGAAGGAGCGAAGCCAGCAGAATAAATAAGAGGCCAGGCGCCCATCCGGGATGCAGAGTCCAACTGGCGACCTTCCAGCCCAGCCAGGCAACTGTTGCAGCGGCCAGCGCCCCACCGACGATGGCAAGCAGCGTGTGCGCCACGATCACGACCATAGCCATGGCCCTCTCCATTTTCTTAGACCGCACTTTTGCCGGTCCTTATGCAGTCAACATATGTCGGGTTACGACATATATCAAGCTAACCGCATATGCGCGGAGACGATCTGAGGCGCAATTTATCCAACGTTAAAGGATCTCGAATTAATCTCCCATTCTTTTGTCGAATATCGCGTTTTGATTACGGAATCCGTCGCTTCATGCTGCAAGCACGGCATCAGGGCGCCGGCAACAACATGTTCAACCAGCTTGGTTGCAGACGCACGCGACGAGCCGACGCATATTAACTGGCAAGACCCAGTCTCTGAAGGCGTCACAGTATAGGCCTCGTGCCGGCGCCGATTTTCCTGCTAATCGCTTTTATCAGCTCGTTCGTCGAAAGAGCGGCGACGAGTGATCGAAATACATGTTCGGAGCATCGCAGCCGAGATGATGCCATGAAAGACAGCCGCGCGAGGGCACAAGCGTCCGCGGCCCTCAGCCTTCTCGCCGTGAGCATGTTGACCAATCCCGCCGGCGTATTGGGCGCGACGACACCGGCGATCGTCACCGCTCTGGTCACGGAACTCGGCCAGACGCTGCGCAGCGCGACAATGCTCGTCGCGATCGAATTTGTGACCATGACTCTTGCGATCATGGCCGCGCCGCTTTTGCTGTGCCGGATCGGTGGCCGGGTTCTCGCCATCGCTTCCTGGATGCTGATGCTGGCCGGGCAGTTGGGCACGATTCTCAATATCCCTGTCGCCCTGGCGGTTGCGCGCGGCGCGACTGGCCTTGGCGAAGGTGCCCTTTATGGCCTCGCGCTTGCCGTGCTCGGTCGAAGCGCCAAACCGGATCGAGCCTTTGGCGTCGTCGTATTTGCAAATCAGGTCGTGAGCGCCGTTCTTCTGGCTTTCGCCGGCTGGGCACATCAACATGATCCGCGCTCCGGAATTTTACAGCTCATAACCGCCTTTCAGTTGCTCACCGGCTTTTTCATCCTGGCCATCGACCGGCAAAGGGTGAGCTCCCGCGAGCCAACTCCAGGATCGCTCGGCGGCCTGCTTGTCATTGCGCCGGCGCTCCTCGCCATATTTCTCTTCGCCGTCGCGTTCGGCACAATTTGGCCCCTGGCCGCGTCGATCGGTGAGATCAGAAATGTGCCAACCGGCGAGATCAATTCCGCGCTTGCGGTGGCAGGAATAGGGGGCATTGCTGGAGCGGCCGCAGCCGTTGCCCTCGGAAACCGCGCAGGCAGGACCATTCCCTTGCTGACGGGATCCGTGGCGATGGCGATCGCTCTAGTTGGGGTGGTCGTTGGGCCGTTGGCGATCGCTGCTCCGGCGGCCCTCTTTCTCTGGTCGTTCCTCGTTCCCTATTATCTGGGGACCATCGCGATGATGGACGGCGGCGCCCGGTTCATGGGGATCGCTGGCGCCATGCTGCCTTCCGGCATCGCCGCCGGGCAGTTTTTCGCAAGTTGTATGTCCGGAACGATCCCCAGCACATTGGGGATCTGCGCGGCGATGTTGCAGGTCGCCTCCGCGATCGCCCTTTCGTTCTACCTGTGGATGTCCAAAAGCGACGGTCGCAATCGCGCTGGCCGTTGAAGCCGGAGCGACCCAGTCCCGGACATTCAGGCCGCCTTCCCCGCTCCCCAACTTCAGACGTTCATTCATCGCACTTGATCGATCGTGACGGCGGGCATTGTGACTTTCCCGCCGGGCGGCTTTCGGGCGCGGTAGGGCGCTAGCCGACCGGCGGCTCTAGGCGGTTCGCTGCTGAAGGAACCAACGAGAAAATTATCATTGATATCCCCTCCAGGGGGATGGCAATTTGCCAAGACGGTTTTTATGGGAAGGCATGACTTCTCTCTCAGATCTGCTCGCCCAAAGTTCGGGCCACGCCTGGCTGTTTATCCCAAGCGCTATCCTTCTGGGCGCTCTCCACGGCCTTGAGCCGGGGCATTCCAAGACGATGATGGCTGCTTTCATCGTGGCTGTTCGCGGCACCGTGAAGCAGGCGATCCTCCTTGGTCTGGCAGCGACCGTTTCGCACACCGCAATTGTCTGGATCGTCGCACTCGGCGGCACCTATCTTTTCGAGGGCCTGAGCCCGGAGAAGTCCGAGCCCTATCTACAGTTCGCATCCGGCCTCCTGATCCTTGCGATTGCTCTGTGGATGCAGTGGCGGACGCGACGCGAACAACTCCATGCCCATGATCACCACCATGGCCATCATCACGACCATGACCATCATCACGATCACGGCGACCATCACCATCACGATGATCACGACCGTCACAACGACATGGAGCGGGTTCTCGACGTTTCGGACGGTGGCTATCAGGATGCTCACGAGCGTCAGCATGCAGAGGATATCCGCCGCCGGTTCGCCGGCCGCGAGGTGACGACCGGACAGATCGTCCTATTCGGCATCACGGGCGGCCTGATCCCGTGTCCCGGTGCCATTACGGTGCTGCTCCTCTGCCTTCAACTGAAGCGGCTGGTGCTCGGCTCGGTCCTCGTGCTGTGCTTCAGCATTGGCCTTGCCATCACAATGGTCGCATCCGGCGTCATCGCGGCGATGAGCGTCAAATATGCCGAGCGACATTTCTCTGGCTTTGGCTCGATCGTCCGCAAGGCGCCCTATGTCAGCGGCCTCGTCATCCTGTGCGTGGGCCTCTACGTCACCCTTATGGGCTGGCAGAGCCTTCCTCACGCTGGATGATCACACATGAGTCACGCCGCCAATCCTGACCTTCTCAACCGCCTGCGGCGCGCCAACGGACATCTCGCCGGCATCATCAAGATGGTCGAAGAGGGCGGCGACGGCCTTAAGATCGCGCAGCAGATGCAGGCGGTTGTCTCCGCGCTCGACAAGGCAAAGACCCTCATAGTGACCGATCACATCGAGCACCATCTCGAGGAGCTGATCGGCCCGCTGCCCGGGCCTGTCCGCGCCGATCTCGCGAAGCTCAGCGAGTTCGCCAAGTATCTTTGATCCGGCACCTGCTGGAACGGGCTGGAGGCCCGGGAAAGACCCGATGAAGTCGCCCTGTATCGACATATGCGCCTTTGATCGGCGCACAGGCTGGTGTCGCGGTTGCGGCCGCACCGTGCCAGAGATCCGTGCTTGGAAGAAGGCTCAACCTCATCAACTGCGCAAAATCTCGGCTGACCTCCCGCGCCGCCTTTCCAAGCTCGAAAAATCGAACGCAAGCCACGAGCAGAATGAAGCACGGGATTAGAACGACAGCTATGGAAGGCACCGCTTGATGCTTCGGATGACAGGGTCCTGTCGTGAAGCACCCGCCCATCACGCGTGATGATGAATCGTCCGAGGTGCGAAATCGGATGAACGCATTCCGCCGACAAATAGCGGGGGCATGCTGATAGCTGATCCTGCGGAGGCGCTCATGGCCAGATTTCAATACGATCCATGAACCTACGATATAAGATCAACCCGATTATGCACCCTAATCTGACATAGATCCTGTTGCTATCTCCCGGCCTGCGTTCACGAGAACAAGGACCGTAACATGGAAAAGCGATTGCTAGGACAGAGTGGCCTCGAGGTATCCGCCCTCGGCTTCGGCTGCATGGGCCTCAACTTCAGCTACGGCCACGCCCTTGCCGATGCCGACAGCGTGACGCTGATCCGCGAGGCGGTCGATCGTGGCGTCACGTTCTTCGACACGGCCGAGGTATACGGCCCGTACACCAACGAGAAGATCGTGGGTGAAGCGCTGGCCCCGGTGCGCGACAAGGTGGTGATCGCCACCAAGTTCGGCTTCAACATCGAGGATGGCAAGATGGCTGGCCTTAACAGCCGCCCCGAGCAGATCCGCAAGGTCTGCGAAGCGTCGCTCAAGAGCCTGAAGACCGACGTCATCGACCTGTTCTACCAGCATCGCGTCGACACCAACGTGCCGATCGAGGATGTCGCCGGCACGGTCCGCGACCTCATCTCCGAGGGCAAGGTCAAACATTTCGGCCTTTCCGAGCCGGGCGCCACGACTGTCCGCAAGGCGCACGCCGTGCAGCCGGTAGCCGCGCTCCAGAACGAATATTCGCTGTGGAGCCGGGGCGTCGAGACGAACGGCATTCTCGCAGCCTGCGAGGAACTGGGCATCGGACTGGTGCCGTACAGCCCGCTCGGCAAGGGATTCCTGACCGGAGCGATGGGCAAGGACAGCAAGCTCGAGGAGACTGACTTCCGCAAGCTGCTGCCGCGCTTCACGCCCGAGGCGATGGAGAAGAATCAGGCGCTGCTCGATCGGATCAAGGAGATCGCGGACGGCAAGGGCGCAACCATGGCACAGATCGCGCTCGCCTGGCTGCTCGCACAGCGCCCTTGGATCGTGCCGATCCCCGGTACCACGAAGCTGCATCGCCTCGAGGAAAATCTCGGCGCGGTCAATGTGGCCCTGACCGCCGACGATCTCGCCAGCATCGCCAAGGCGCTTGGCGAGATCGACGTCGAGGGCAATCGCTATCCGGCGCATCTCGAAGCCACCACTGGCAACTGAGATCCCGGTGCCCCGCGCATCCGCCGCCCCCTCCCCGAGGTGGATGCGCGGGGCAATTTTCACGCACCCATGAACGCCGCTCGGCTGCCGCCGGCGCAAGGGGCTCGATCATGTCCGAACAAGCCCTGATCGAGGTCGGCGCAGAAGAAATGATCACGACGAAGTCCACGGACCTCCAAGACGCGCGTCGTCACGGCTGGCGCACGCTCGCCATTCTTTCCGCCCTGATGGGCTTCGCCTCGATCTCCACCGATCTTTACCTGCCGGCGATGCCCGCTATGGCCCGCACGCTCGGCGCCGATACGGGGCAGGTCGAGTGGACGGTCTCGGGCTACCTCATCGGCTTCAGTCTGGGCCAGTTGCTCTGGGGGCCGATCGGTGATCGGTTCGGGCGTCGTCTTCCCGTTGCCATTGGCCTGGTGCTCTTCGTCATCGGCTCGACCGGGTGCGCGGCCTCGGGCGGCATCGGTGCAATGATCGCCTGGCGTATCGTCCAAGCGACCGGGGCGTGCGCCAGCGTCGTGCTGGCGCGCGCGATGGTCCGCGATCTCTATTCCGGCGATCAGGCCGCCCGGATGCTGTCCACGCTCATCATGGTGATGGCCGTCGCGCCCCTGCTCGGGCCGGTGGTGGGCGGCGAGATCCTCGCGGTCGCCGGGTGGCGGGCGATCTTCTGGGCGCTGGTCGGGTTTGGCATTCTCACGCTCGGCGCCCTGATGACCTTGCCGGAAACGCTGCCGCCCGCCGCCCGCAACCGGCAGCCAATGGGGCAGGCTTTTCAGGTCTATGGTCGTCTCCTGCGCGACAGCCGGCTGCTCGCCTTCGCCGGTGCCAGTGCGTTCCTCTATGGCGGCATGTACGCCTATGTCGCCGGCACGCCTTTCGCCTACATCAGCTATCATCATGTTCCGGCTCGCCTTTACGGCCTTCTGTTCGCGATCGGGGTTGTCGGGCTCGTCGGCGCCAACATGGTCAATGTCCGCCTCGTGGGCCGGGTCGGCGGCACGCGGCTGCTGATGGGTGGTTGTACCGCGAGCGCCGTGGCCGGCCTTGCGACCCTGCTCGCCGCCTGG
This DNA window, taken from Sphingomonas sp. AP4-R1, encodes the following:
- a CDS encoding NtaA/DmoA family FMN-dependent monooxygenase (This protein belongs to a clade of FMN-dependent monooxygenases, within a broader family of flavin-dependent oxidoreductases, the luciferase-like monooxygenase (LMM) family, some of whose members use coenzyme F420 rather than FMN.) produces the protein MSTSERELHFGLMFWAGGTHPAGWRMPGSHAEAPFDIEFLQHVTQIAERAKFDFLFLGDRLASDPALQTTNPAQMSRLEPFVSAASLAAATSHIGIVVTANPTYYDPYNIAHLMASLDHLSRGRASWNLVTGADEMAAANFSRSEHWDTEKRYDWADEFVQVTKALWDSWDDDVAATGGAGQPIGHRGRFFSIDGPLDVRRPPQGHVVILHAGTSDRSRELGARDADVIFAGQPTIPAAQVYYSDIKNRAKKYGRAENDIAILPGMTPIVAPTTEQAVALYDQLNNFVPLDPEDGEVFGAKRYGALGGKGRRNLGNVSQIIGVDVRGRLPDELVDPLVLAEANEEGQRIFAGITERTRRDVTGSNRLTYRDLIIGATGQGGGAFVGNPEEVADHIQRWFEVKACDGFNIFPAYVPDAVSAFADLVVPVLQKRGVYRADYSGTTFRDHLNIPKPENSLRHRAIRAA
- a CDS encoding sulfurtransferase, whose amino-acid sequence is MTETLPQSPLISGHALVDLLVIAPDTVLLDLEGDTDKALDGAFAVTIETHFASPGGGTKGARPLPDIQTLQEHVSSWSVSASTPVVVYDDSGGLKAARAWWVLRWAGLTNVRLLDGGIGAGIAAGIRTGAFAQPTGHGDIVLSAGHLPVLTADEAADHAAHAILLDARAAGAFAGDPHTRQGGHIPGARHAPASANLAADHSFLNEQTLRGRYHALGVDGTIPIGVSCGSGVSATHDILALELIGISAALFTGSWSAWTADSHRPVAYGD
- a CDS encoding MarR family winged helix-turn-helix transcriptional regulator, which translates into the protein MPLDEPGFLPQEDYEALAAFRYELRRFLQFSEQAAKQQGLTPQQHQALLAMRADSRGGMTIGELGEQLFIQPHSASELTDRLIALDLVAREPEVEDRRRIWLRLTPEATRRLGRLSMVHRDEVVRIRPVLSAILGRLG
- a CDS encoding MFS transporter; the protein is MPAPIFLLIAFISSFVERAATSDRNTCSEHRSRDDAMKDSRARAQASAALSLLAVSMLTNPAGVLGATTPAIVTALVTELGQTLRSATMLVAIEFVTMTLAIMAAPLLLCRIGGRVLAIASWMLMLAGQLGTILNIPVALAVARGATGLGEGALYGLALAVLGRSAKPDRAFGVVVFANQVVSAVLLAFAGWAHQHDPRSGILQLITAFQLLTGFFILAIDRQRVSSREPTPGSLGGLLVIAPALLAIFLFAVAFGTIWPLAASIGEIRNVPTGEINSALAVAGIGGIAGAAAAVALGNRAGRTIPLLTGSVAMAIALVGVVVGPLAIAAPAALFLWSFLVPYYLGTIAMMDGGARFMGIAGAMLPSGIAAGQFFASCMSGTIPSTLGICAAMLQVASAIALSFYLWMSKSDGRNRAGR
- a CDS encoding nickel/cobalt efflux transporter; its protein translation is MTSLSDLLAQSSGHAWLFIPSAILLGALHGLEPGHSKTMMAAFIVAVRGTVKQAILLGLAATVSHTAIVWIVALGGTYLFEGLSPEKSEPYLQFASGLLILAIALWMQWRTRREQLHAHDHHHGHHHDHDHHHDHGDHHHHDDHDRHNDMERVLDVSDGGYQDAHERQHAEDIRRRFAGREVTTGQIVLFGITGGLIPCPGAITVLLLCLQLKRLVLGSVLVLCFSIGLAITMVASGVIAAMSVKYAERHFSGFGSIVRKAPYVSGLVILCVGLYVTLMGWQSLPHAG
- a CDS encoding metal-sensing transcriptional repressor, encoding MSHAANPDLLNRLRRANGHLAGIIKMVEEGGDGLKIAQQMQAVVSALDKAKTLIVTDHIEHHLEELIGPLPGPVRADLAKLSEFAKYL
- a CDS encoding DUF1289 domain-containing protein, producing the protein MKSPCIDICAFDRRTGWCRGCGRTVPEIRAWKKAQPHQLRKISADLPRRLSKLEKSNASHEQNEARD
- a CDS encoding aldo/keto reductase, yielding MEKRLLGQSGLEVSALGFGCMGLNFSYGHALADADSVTLIREAVDRGVTFFDTAEVYGPYTNEKIVGEALAPVRDKVVIATKFGFNIEDGKMAGLNSRPEQIRKVCEASLKSLKTDVIDLFYQHRVDTNVPIEDVAGTVRDLISEGKVKHFGLSEPGATTVRKAHAVQPVAALQNEYSLWSRGVETNGILAACEELGIGLVPYSPLGKGFLTGAMGKDSKLEETDFRKLLPRFTPEAMEKNQALLDRIKEIADGKGATMAQIALAWLLAQRPWIVPIPGTTKLHRLEENLGAVNVALTADDLASIAKALGEIDVEGNRYPAHLEATTGN
- a CDS encoding multidrug effflux MFS transporter, encoding MSEQALIEVGAEEMITTKSTDLQDARRHGWRTLAILSALMGFASISTDLYLPAMPAMARTLGADTGQVEWTVSGYLIGFSLGQLLWGPIGDRFGRRLPVAIGLVLFVIGSTGCAASGGIGAMIAWRIVQATGACASVVLARAMVRDLYSGDQAARMLSTLIMVMAVAPLLGPVVGGEILAVAGWRAIFWALVGFGILTLGALMTLPETLPPAARNRQPMGQAFQVYGRLLRDSRLLAFAGASAFLYGGMYAYVAGTPFAYISYHHVPARLYGLLFAIGVVGLVGANMVNVRLVGRVGGTRLLMGGCTASAVAGLATLLAAWNDWGGVWGLVVPLFVVWATAGFIVANSISGAMADHPKTAGAVSALVGAMQYGTGIVGSGLVGALADGTPRPMAAVIAICGIGCLISARLIRR